From uncultured Roseateles sp., the proteins below share one genomic window:
- a CDS encoding multidrug effflux MFS transporter — protein MMTSRFFKIALVLGLLSAIGPFAIDMYLPALPAIGASLGANSGGVQMSLTAFFLSLGLGQLLYGPVSDMVGRKPPLYFGLGLFAVTSVGCALATDIDTLIALRLLQGLGAAAGMAIPRAIVRDLHTGTEAAKLMSLLMLVFSVSPILAPLAGSAVIALSSWRGVFWAVTVAALLGLVLTGSVLKETRPPAARLESSLGSALRGYALLLRDRHYLGLVFIGSFAMGGFFIYLANSPFVLIDHYGLTPTQYSLAFALNAAAFIGMSQFTGQLGERFGLVPVVKAAASASAAALVLLLGYYLAGGDQLEVLISLYFVASAFMGLVIPTTSVLALEEHGAIAGTASALLGTLQMLTGAVLMAVGGPFIGGKPLPMVVGMAGGAFIALALTWLTLGGQRAPRLAEAS, from the coding sequence CTGATGACCTCACGCTTCTTCAAGATCGCCCTCGTGCTGGGCCTGCTCTCCGCCATCGGCCCCTTCGCCATCGACATGTACCTGCCGGCCCTGCCCGCCATCGGTGCCAGCCTGGGTGCCAACAGCGGCGGCGTGCAGATGAGCCTGACCGCCTTCTTCCTCTCGCTGGGCCTGGGCCAGCTGCTGTACGGCCCGGTGTCGGACATGGTGGGACGCAAGCCGCCGCTGTATTTCGGCCTGGGCCTGTTCGCGGTGACCAGCGTCGGTTGCGCACTGGCCACCGATATCGACACCCTGATCGCCCTGCGCCTGCTGCAGGGCCTGGGTGCGGCCGCCGGCATGGCGATACCGCGTGCCATCGTGCGCGATCTGCACACCGGCACCGAGGCGGCCAAGCTGATGTCCTTGCTGATGCTGGTGTTCAGTGTCTCGCCCATCCTCGCGCCCTTGGCCGGCAGCGCGGTGATCGCGCTGAGCAGCTGGCGCGGCGTGTTCTGGGCCGTCACGGTGGCAGCGCTGCTCGGCCTGGTGCTGACCGGCTCGGTGCTGAAGGAAACCCGGCCGCCCGCGGCGCGGCTGGAGAGCAGCCTGGGCAGCGCGCTGCGCGGCTATGCGCTGCTGCTGCGCGACCGGCACTACCTGGGCCTGGTCTTCATCGGCAGCTTCGCCATGGGTGGTTTCTTCATCTATCTGGCCAACTCGCCCTTTGTGCTGATCGACCACTATGGCCTGACGCCCACACAGTACAGCCTGGCCTTCGCGCTGAATGCCGCGGCCTTCATCGGCATGTCGCAGTTCACCGGCCAGTTGGGCGAGCGCTTCGGCCTGGTGCCGGTGGTCAAGGCGGCGGCCAGCGCCAGCGCGGCGGCCCTGGTGCTGCTGTTGGGCTACTACCTGGCCGGCGGCGACCAGCTGGAGGTGTTGATAAGCCTGTACTTCGTTGCCAGCGCCTTCATGGGCCTGGTGATACCGACCACCTCGGTGCTGGCGCTGGAAGAACATGGCGCCATCGCCGGCACGGCCTCGGCCCTGCTGGGCACGCTGCAGATGCTGACCGGCGCGGTGCTGATGGCTGTTGGCGGCCCCTTCATCGGCGGCAAGCCCCTGCCCATGGTGGTGGGCATGGCCGGCGGTGCCTTCATTGCGCTGGCGCTGACCTGGCTGACCCTGGGTGGGCAGCGGGCGCCGCGGTTGGCGGAAGCCAGCTAA
- a CDS encoding chromate resistance protein ChrB domain-containing protein, giving the protein MKWLILILSLPTENATARMRCWRALKACGAAVLRDGVYLLPDQGDNAVTLGTIADDLRSNAGTAHLLPTQSEAPDFQSLFDRSAEFGELFNQIAACRAELTESSALDVLKQCRKLRKSLEQWVAIDFFPGEAQRQATAALQALELDAGRALSPDEPHATQQGVARLSVEDYRGRLWATRARPWVDRLASAWLIRRFIDPDARFLWLKSPADCPKKALGFDFDGAAFTHVGMRVTFETLLASFGLETPPLLRLGLLVHSLDAGGVQPPEAAGVERVLAGMREAITDDDQLLHVAAGVFEGLLTAFNNEQGKP; this is encoded by the coding sequence ATGAAATGGCTGATACTGATACTGTCGCTCCCCACGGAAAACGCCACCGCCCGCATGCGCTGCTGGCGTGCGCTCAAGGCCTGCGGTGCGGCGGTGCTGCGTGACGGGGTCTACCTGTTGCCTGACCAGGGGGATAACGCGGTCACGCTGGGAACAATAGCCGATGACCTGCGCAGCAACGCCGGCACGGCGCACCTGCTGCCCACGCAGAGCGAAGCGCCGGACTTCCAGTCGCTGTTCGACCGCAGTGCCGAGTTCGGTGAGTTGTTCAACCAGATCGCCGCCTGCCGCGCCGAGCTGACGGAAAGCAGCGCGCTCGACGTGCTCAAGCAATGCCGCAAGCTCCGCAAGAGCCTGGAGCAGTGGGTGGCCATTGACTTCTTCCCGGGCGAGGCGCAGCGCCAGGCCACCGCCGCCTTGCAGGCGCTCGAGCTCGATGCCGGCCGTGCGCTCTCGCCGGACGAACCTCACGCCACCCAGCAGGGCGTCGCCCGCCTCAGCGTGGAGGACTATCGCGGCCGCCTATGGGCCACGCGCGCGCGTCCGTGGGTGGATCGTCTCGCCAGCGCCTGGTTGATACGGCGCTTCATCGATCCTGATGCGCGGTTTCTCTGGCTCAAGTCCCCGGCCGACTGCCCCAAGAAAGCCTTGGGTTTCGACTTTGACGGCGCTGCCTTCACCCATGTGGGCATGCGCGTGACCTTCGAGACGCTGCTGGCCAGCTTCGGCCTGGAGACGCCGCCCTTGCTGCGCCTGGGCCTGCTGGTGCACAGCCTGGACGCTGGCGGCGTCCAGCCCCCCGAGGCGGCCGGTGTCGAGCGTGTGCTCGCCGGCATGCGAGAGGCCATCACCGACGATGACCAGCTGCTGCACGTGGCAGCCGGTGTCTTCGAAGGGCTGTTGACCGCCTTCAACAACGAACAAGGCAAGCCATGA
- a CDS encoding Cj0069 family protein gives MTAERPLSLALLYPGDRAARDRRDPAESRFLALFEAFTSAGVVVEPAVYHDDFAAEVAGQLRGVDGVLVWCNPIESGRRRDRLDTLLREVADAGVFVSTHPDTVLKLGTKDVLLNARELPFGSDAVRVDSLAQLAAELPSRLQRGARVLKQYRGHSGIGVWRVEQLEGSALLKVRHALRGSEEEQLALSALLQRLASYFEPENGGHMIDQAWQPRLVEGMVRAYLVEDRVAGFGHQAINALYPGKAGEPVPLPGPRIYHPADLPQFQPLRRMLEAAWVRQLRDCVGLTHEQLPLLWDCDFLLGEATTDGSERFVLCEVNVSSVSPFPPSAIEPLVSAVKVRLAAVRSRTRPEN, from the coding sequence ATGACCGCCGAGCGCCCCCTCTCCCTGGCCTTGCTCTATCCCGGTGACCGTGCGGCCCGTGACCGTCGCGATCCGGCCGAGAGCCGCTTCCTGGCCCTGTTCGAGGCCTTCACCTCGGCCGGCGTGGTGGTCGAGCCTGCGGTCTATCACGATGACTTCGCTGCTGAGGTGGCCGGTCAGTTGCGCGGCGTCGACGGCGTGCTGGTCTGGTGCAATCCGATCGAGTCGGGTCGCCGACGGGACCGGCTCGACACCCTGCTCAGAGAGGTCGCAGACGCTGGCGTCTTCGTCAGCACACACCCCGACACCGTCCTGAAGCTGGGCACCAAGGACGTGCTGCTGAATGCGCGTGAGCTGCCATTCGGCAGCGATGCCGTCCGCGTGGACAGTCTTGCCCAGCTCGCCGCCGAGCTGCCATCGCGCTTGCAGCGGGGAGCTCGTGTGCTCAAGCAATACCGAGGGCATAGCGGCATCGGTGTCTGGCGCGTCGAACAACTTGAGGGTTCCGCGCTGCTCAAGGTGAGGCATGCGCTGCGAGGCAGCGAGGAAGAGCAGTTGGCCCTCAGCGCACTGCTGCAGCGTCTGGCCAGCTACTTCGAGCCGGAGAACGGTGGTCACATGATTGACCAGGCCTGGCAGCCACGCTTGGTCGAGGGCATGGTCCGCGCCTACCTTGTCGAAGATCGCGTCGCGGGTTTTGGTCACCAGGCCATCAATGCGCTCTACCCGGGCAAAGCGGGTGAACCTGTGCCCCTGCCGGGTCCGCGTATCTACCACCCGGCCGATCTGCCGCAGTTCCAGCCGTTGCGCCGCATGCTGGAGGCCGCATGGGTCCGGCAGTTGCGCGATTGCGTCGGCCTGACGCATGAGCAGCTGCCCCTGCTGTGGGACTGCGACTTCCTGCTGGGTGAGGCCACGACCGACGGGTCGGAGCGCTTCGTGCTGTGCGAGGTCAACGTGAGCAGCGTGTCCCCCTTCCCGCCATCGGCCATCGAGCCGCTGGTGTCAGCGGTCAAGGTGCGGTTGGCGGCGGTCAGGTCGAGGACCCGTCCGGAAAATTGA
- a CDS encoding aspartyl protease family protein produces the protein MPDSLDTSTLTDTPADLLAHCRGAAGGDAWGAIRTLTLRGTISAGGLSGPWQQQLALDQGCHATHFNLGPAALAKGFDGHQAWMCGANGEVTVQDSIAALRVAVTDAALLTRAYLFPERWHAKLQRLDARQDDGGQCWNVIRATPQEGIAVDLWFDRETHRLARSEQQLHGQLSVKHYRDYRETAGCWLPWSIVTSSGDPRHDLVITLEDVAVNPALPDLIFKAPKQAFDDVTFNGDAHTATLAIELVHQHLYLPVTVNGQAARFLLDTGGINLLTPDMAARAGLATSGRLEARGPGAASSEAGFTRVSRLGLGEGLALEQQWVRVLSLGELSAFEGLSIDGLLGHEVFQRLVVQIDYPARLVTFVDPAHFTPPVAATRLPLTFYAHFPAVQATLDGIPGQFWLDTGNRNAVTVYRPFAQEHCRALGAFSADETTIGWGLGGRVMGRIARGRELRLGDLCVDSPTLTLPSREDGVTSMQGVAGNIGGAVLQNLVVTFDYLRRVVYLAPIAG, from the coding sequence ATGCCTGACTCTCTTGACACCAGCACTCTGACCGACACGCCTGCCGACCTGCTCGCCCACTGCCGCGGCGCAGCTGGTGGCGACGCGTGGGGAGCGATCCGGACGCTGACCCTGCGCGGGACGATCAGCGCTGGCGGACTGTCGGGCCCCTGGCAGCAACAGCTTGCCCTTGACCAGGGTTGCCATGCGACCCACTTCAACCTGGGGCCTGCCGCGCTGGCGAAGGGCTTCGACGGCCACCAGGCCTGGATGTGCGGCGCGAACGGCGAGGTCACAGTGCAGGACTCCATCGCCGCGCTTCGCGTGGCCGTGACCGATGCGGCACTGCTCACCCGCGCCTACCTCTTTCCTGAGCGCTGGCACGCGAAGCTTCAGCGGCTCGACGCACGCCAGGACGACGGCGGCCAGTGCTGGAACGTGATCCGTGCGACGCCACAGGAAGGCATCGCCGTCGACCTGTGGTTCGACCGTGAGACCCACCGCCTGGCGCGCAGCGAACAGCAGCTGCACGGCCAGTTGAGCGTCAAACACTACAGAGACTACCGGGAGACAGCCGGCTGCTGGCTACCCTGGTCCATCGTGACGAGTAGCGGCGATCCGCGCCACGACCTTGTCATCACGCTCGAAGACGTGGCCGTGAACCCAGCGCTACCCGACCTTATCTTCAAGGCTCCCAAGCAGGCCTTCGACGACGTGACATTCAACGGCGACGCACACACGGCGACGCTGGCCATCGAGCTCGTGCATCAGCACCTCTACCTGCCGGTCACCGTCAACGGTCAGGCGGCGCGCTTCCTGCTCGATACCGGTGGCATCAACCTGCTGACGCCTGACATGGCCGCGCGTGCCGGGCTGGCCACGTCGGGTCGGCTGGAAGCACGCGGACCGGGCGCTGCAAGCAGCGAGGCCGGCTTCACCCGCGTGAGTCGGCTCGGCCTGGGTGAGGGTCTGGCCCTTGAGCAGCAGTGGGTGCGCGTGCTGTCCCTCGGGGAGCTGAGCGCCTTCGAGGGCCTCTCGATCGATGGCCTGCTCGGCCACGAAGTGTTTCAGCGCCTGGTCGTGCAGATCGACTACCCGGCACGCCTGGTCACATTCGTGGATCCCGCCCACTTCACCCCGCCCGTCGCTGCGACCCGGCTGCCGCTGACGTTTTATGCCCACTTCCCCGCGGTGCAAGCGACGCTAGATGGCATCCCCGGCCAGTTCTGGCTCGATACCGGCAACCGAAACGCAGTGACCGTGTACCGTCCATTCGCGCAAGAACATTGCAGGGCGCTGGGCGCCTTCTCCGCGGACGAGACGACGATAGGCTGGGGCCTGGGCGGCCGGGTGATGGGGCGCATCGCCCGCGGACGCGAATTGCGCCTGGGCGACCTGTGCGTGGACAGCCCCACGCTCACCTTGCCTTCGCGCGAAGACGGCGTCACCAGCATGCAGGGCGTGGCCGGCAATATCGGCGGTGCGGTGCTGCAGAACCTGGTCGTCACGTTCGACTACCTGCGGCGCGTGGTGTACCTGGCACCAATTGCAGGCTAG
- a CDS encoding Fe-Mn family superoxide dismutase: MNALSKDLPFDPGQLQGLSETLLRSHHQNNYGGAVKRLNAIRAQLQRAQPGTMPGFELNGLKREELIATNSMLLHELYFDSLGGGGQAMVPAMALALAGSFGSVERWREEFVAMGKALGGGSGWVLLSFQPREGTLVNQWAADHTHALAGGTAILALDMYEHAYHLDHGAAAGAYVDAFMAHIDWSKVYARYQQAVHASSESCAADLAQLDLSRCVVVDVRRDAMYEQAKTLLPGARWRDPARVADWAAELPRDSEVLVYCIYGHEVGRSTAMKLRAQGIKASYLPGGIDGWTAAGKPLQAKSPT, from the coding sequence ATGAACGCTTTATCCAAAGATCTACCCTTCGACCCCGGCCAGCTTCAAGGCCTGTCGGAGACGCTGCTGCGCAGCCACCATCAGAACAACTACGGCGGAGCCGTCAAGCGGCTCAATGCCATCCGCGCCCAGCTGCAGCGGGCTCAGCCCGGCACGATGCCCGGCTTCGAGCTGAATGGCCTGAAGCGAGAGGAGCTGATCGCCACCAACTCGATGCTGCTGCACGAGCTGTATTTCGACAGCCTGGGTGGCGGGGGCCAGGCCATGGTTCCCGCGATGGCGCTGGCCCTGGCCGGCAGCTTTGGCAGCGTCGAGCGCTGGCGCGAGGAGTTCGTTGCCATGGGCAAGGCCCTGGGAGGCGGGTCGGGCTGGGTGCTGCTGAGCTTTCAGCCGCGGGAGGGCACGCTGGTGAACCAGTGGGCAGCGGATCACACCCATGCGCTGGCGGGCGGCACGGCCATTCTGGCGCTGGACATGTATGAGCATGCCTATCACCTGGACCATGGCGCGGCGGCGGGGGCCTATGTCGATGCCTTCATGGCGCACATCGACTGGAGCAAGGTCTACGCGCGTTACCAGCAGGCCGTCCACGCCAGCAGCGAGTCCTGCGCCGCCGACCTGGCGCAGCTGGACCTGAGTCGCTGCGTGGTCGTCGATGTGCGGCGTGATGCCATGTACGAGCAGGCGAAGACCCTGCTGCCGGGCGCCCGCTGGCGCGATCCGGCCAGGGTGGCCGACTGGGCCGCAGAATTGCCCCGAGACAGCGAGGTGCTGGTCTACTGCATCTATGGCCACGAGGTCGGCCGCTCCACCGCGATGAAGCTGCGCGCGCAGGGCATCAAGGCCAGCTACCTGCCCGGTGGCATCGACGGCTGGACGGCTGCGGGCAAGCCGCTGCAAGCCAAGAGCCCGACATGA
- a CDS encoding helix-turn-helix transcriptional regulator, giving the protein MRFKVVHLTAGSADPADRHEAGQFVHAISGVIEVGMDGRFFLAPPQYGVWIPPGMEHVASNCHEASYVTLYVDEALCTALPRRACTMAVNPLIRALLDLLRRGGIASARTPQEQRLFQVLLDQLATAPSHDSYLPLSQDPLLARVLDALQASPWDARTLAEWAALVHTTERTLARRCQRDLDMSFNEWRQRLKVLRGIALLEGGRAVKDAALELGYSAPSAFIAMFQRQIGMTPQAYLRQKSM; this is encoded by the coding sequence ATGCGATTCAAGGTCGTGCACCTGACGGCCGGCAGTGCCGACCCAGCCGATCGCCACGAGGCCGGCCAATTCGTGCACGCCATCTCGGGGGTGATCGAGGTCGGCATGGACGGCCGCTTCTTCCTGGCACCCCCTCAGTACGGCGTGTGGATCCCGCCGGGCATGGAGCATGTGGCCAGCAACTGCCACGAGGCGAGCTATGTCACGCTCTATGTGGACGAGGCCCTGTGCACAGCGCTGCCGCGCCGGGCCTGCACGATGGCCGTCAATCCACTGATACGGGCCCTGCTCGACCTGTTGCGCCGCGGGGGCATAGCGTCTGCGCGTACGCCGCAGGAGCAGCGCTTGTTCCAGGTGCTGCTCGACCAGTTGGCCACCGCGCCCAGCCACGACAGCTACCTGCCCCTGTCACAGGACCCCCTGCTCGCGCGGGTGCTGGACGCACTGCAGGCCAGCCCCTGGGATGCGCGGACGCTGGCCGAGTGGGCGGCCCTGGTGCACACCACCGAACGCACGCTGGCGCGCCGTTGCCAGCGCGATCTGGACATGTCGTTCAACGAGTGGCGGCAACGGCTGAAAGTGCTGCGCGGCATTGCGCTGCTGGAGGGCGGCCGCGCCGTCAAGGACGCCGCCCTGGAGCTGGGCTATAGCGCGCCCTCGGCCTTCATCGCCATGTTCCAGCGGCAGATCGGCATGACGCCGCAGGCCTACTTGCGACAGAAGTCGATGTAG
- a CDS encoding ABC transporter substrate-binding protein — MSFPLSRWFFSAALAALLPLCGVANSAELRIAVETSTEMPMADLVNNRLVGGIHRDIGEAIARRLRRTARFELLPRKRLTQSLLAGHADLACHFLPAWLPGEFDWTQPFLPNALLLISEAQGAQPKAIEDVRDDPIGTVLGFVYPEVSTALGAGFVREDAVSSLANLRKLSAGRLRHALIGEVFLSYQQRIGAFPLRIHPPLVVHRYNAQCAVSRRGQVTAGEVNAAIDAIKHAKEIESIYQQYR; from the coding sequence TTGAGTTTTCCGTTGTCGCGCTGGTTTTTTTCGGCTGCCCTGGCGGCCCTGCTGCCGCTTTGTGGCGTCGCGAATTCGGCTGAGCTCCGCATTGCCGTAGAGACCAGCACCGAAATGCCGATGGCAGATCTGGTGAACAACCGGCTGGTGGGCGGCATTCATCGCGATATCGGCGAGGCCATCGCAAGACGGCTGCGACGCACCGCCCGCTTCGAACTGCTGCCGCGAAAACGCCTGACCCAGAGCCTGCTGGCGGGTCATGCCGACCTCGCCTGCCACTTTCTGCCGGCCTGGCTGCCCGGGGAGTTCGACTGGACGCAGCCCTTTCTGCCCAACGCCCTGCTGCTGATCAGCGAAGCACAGGGGGCGCAACCCAAGGCAATCGAGGACGTGAGGGATGATCCTATCGGCACGGTGCTGGGTTTCGTCTACCCCGAGGTCTCGACGGCCCTGGGCGCTGGGTTCGTGCGCGAAGACGCGGTGAGCTCGCTGGCCAACCTGCGCAAGCTGTCCGCGGGGCGCCTGCGCCACGCACTCATCGGCGAGGTCTTCCTCTCGTACCAGCAACGCATCGGCGCCTTCCCGCTGCGGATCCACCCGCCACTGGTGGTACATCGATACAACGCCCAATGCGCCGTTTCCAGGCGAGGGCAGGTCACTGCAGGGGAAGTCAATGCCGCGATTGATGCCATCAAGCATGCCAAAGAGATCGAGTCGATCTACCAGCAGTACCGCTAG
- a CDS encoding phytanoyl-CoA dioxygenase family protein codes for MHATSIEQLKDEYERDGVVCLRGVLQPAEVDRLREGIDANLASPSPRAKVASRPDDPGFFIEDFCNWQENAAYRDVITRSALAALAAQLTGSKAIRLYHDHMLTKESGTQQRTPWHQDQPYYNVEGSQNVSFWIPVDPVSRASTLEFVAGSHRGPWLMPRTFMSNEARWFPEGSLADLPDIEADRSAYDIRGWALEPGDALAFNMLTLHASAGLEPGRRRRAFSVRMLGDDMRHAPRRWTTSPEFPGLTDQLAPGAAMDHPLFPVLWP; via the coding sequence ATGCACGCAACCTCAATCGAGCAGCTGAAAGACGAGTACGAACGCGATGGGGTCGTGTGCCTGCGGGGTGTGCTTCAGCCCGCCGAGGTCGACCGCCTGCGCGAAGGCATTGACGCCAACCTGGCTTCACCGAGCCCGCGCGCCAAGGTGGCCAGCCGGCCCGACGACCCCGGATTCTTCATCGAAGACTTCTGCAACTGGCAGGAGAACGCCGCCTACCGCGACGTCATCACCCGGTCGGCGCTGGCCGCCCTGGCCGCGCAATTGACCGGCAGCAAGGCGATCCGGCTCTATCACGACCATATGCTGACCAAGGAGTCGGGCACCCAGCAGCGCACGCCCTGGCACCAGGACCAGCCCTATTACAACGTCGAGGGCAGCCAGAACGTCAGCTTCTGGATTCCGGTGGACCCGGTATCGCGCGCCTCGACCTTGGAGTTCGTGGCCGGTTCGCACCGGGGGCCCTGGCTGATGCCGCGAACCTTCATGAGCAACGAGGCCAGATGGTTTCCGGAAGGCAGTCTGGCGGATCTGCCCGATATCGAAGCCGATCGCTCGGCCTACGACATCCGTGGCTGGGCGTTGGAGCCCGGTGATGCACTGGCCTTCAATATGCTGACGCTGCATGCTTCGGCGGGGCTTGAGCCCGGCAGAAGGCGGCGGGCCTTCTCGGTGCGCATGCTGGGCGACGATATGCGGCATGCGCCCCGCCGCTGGACAACCTCGCCCGAGTTCCCCGGCCTGACCGATCAACTCGCGCCAGGAGCGGCCATGGATCACCCCTTGTTCCCGGTGCTGTGGCCTTGA
- a CDS encoding SDR family oxidoreductase: MSHTPITLITGGSRGLGKNTALHLARQGSDVILTYRSARAEAEAVVAEIEGLGRRAVALQLDVAQSASFGDFAAQVRQQLATVWQRERFDALVNNAGAGAHASLQETTEAQFDDMVNIHLKGVFFLTQKLLPLLADGGRIVNISSGLTRFALPGYGAYAAMKGAIEVLSKYMAKELGARGIAVNVVAPGAIETDFGGGAVRDNAQLNQFVASQTALGRVGLPDDIGGVIASLLAPANRWINAQRIEASGGMFL, translated from the coding sequence ATGAGCCACACACCCATCACCCTCATCACCGGCGGCAGCCGCGGCCTGGGCAAGAACACCGCCCTGCATCTGGCCCGCCAGGGCAGCGACGTGATACTGACCTACCGCAGCGCGCGCGCTGAGGCTGAGGCCGTCGTCGCCGAAATCGAAGGCCTGGGCCGCCGCGCCGTGGCCCTGCAGCTGGACGTGGCCCAGAGCGCCAGCTTCGGCGACTTCGCCGCCCAGGTGCGCCAGCAGCTGGCCACCGTCTGGCAGCGCGAGCGCTTCGACGCGCTGGTCAACAACGCCGGCGCCGGCGCCCACGCCAGCCTGCAGGAAACGACCGAGGCGCAGTTCGACGATATGGTCAACATCCACCTGAAGGGCGTGTTCTTCCTGACGCAGAAGCTGCTGCCGCTGCTGGCCGATGGCGGCCGCATCGTCAACATCTCCAGCGGTCTGACCCGCTTCGCCCTGCCCGGCTACGGCGCCTATGCAGCGATGAAGGGCGCGATCGAGGTGCTGAGTAAGTACATGGCCAAGGAGCTGGGCGCGCGGGGCATCGCCGTCAACGTGGTGGCGCCGGGCGCCATCGAGACCGACTTCGGCGGCGGCGCCGTGCGTGACAACGCCCAGCTGAACCAGTTCGTCGCTTCGCAGACGGCGCTGGGCCGGGTCGGTCTGCCGGACGATATCGGCGGCGTGATCGCCTCGCTGCTGGCCCCGGCCAATCGTTGGATCAATGCCCAGCGCATCGAGGCTTCGGGCGGTATGTTCCTGTGA
- a CDS encoding LysR family transcriptional regulator, whose product MDPLERMQIFHRVAELASFSQAAASLGLPKASASTAVQQLESQLGARLLHRTTRRVQLTQDGQVFYERSKDVLADMDELQAMFQQHSATGLTGRVRLDMSSGFARHIVIPRLPELLAQHPLLSVELSSTERRVDLVREGFDCVLRTGNVVDTSLIARPLGALRLLNCASPAYLQAFGMPQTLDDLARHRLVHFVGTLGAKSGGFEYVDEAGAPQSIAMAGAVTVNNAESYSAACLAGLGIIQVPWIGAADPLRDGRLVEVLPQFCAPAMPLNLLYANRRNLSRRVRVVMDWLAAVVADAQLDG is encoded by the coding sequence ATGGACCCCCTCGAACGGATGCAAATCTTCCACCGCGTGGCCGAACTGGCCAGCTTCAGCCAGGCGGCCGCCAGTCTGGGCCTGCCCAAGGCCAGCGCATCGACCGCCGTCCAGCAGCTGGAAAGCCAGCTCGGCGCGCGGCTGCTGCACCGCACCACCCGGCGCGTGCAGCTGACGCAGGACGGCCAGGTCTTCTACGAGCGCAGCAAGGACGTGCTGGCCGATATGGACGAGCTGCAGGCGATGTTCCAGCAGCACAGCGCCACCGGGCTGACGGGCCGGGTGCGCCTGGACATGAGCAGTGGCTTTGCGCGCCATATCGTCATTCCCCGCCTGCCCGAGCTGCTGGCACAGCATCCGCTGCTGTCGGTCGAGTTGAGCAGCACCGAACGCCGGGTCGATCTGGTGCGCGAGGGCTTTGATTGCGTGCTGCGCACCGGCAACGTCGTGGACACCAGCCTGATCGCCCGGCCGCTGGGCGCTTTGCGCCTGCTGAACTGCGCCAGCCCCGCCTATCTGCAGGCCTTCGGCATGCCGCAGACGCTGGACGATCTGGCCCGGCACCGGCTGGTGCACTTCGTCGGCACGCTGGGTGCCAAGTCGGGCGGCTTCGAATACGTCGATGAGGCGGGCGCGCCCCAAAGCATCGCAATGGCCGGCGCGGTGACCGTCAACAACGCCGAGTCCTACTCCGCGGCCTGCCTGGCGGGCCTGGGCATCATCCAGGTGCCCTGGATTGGCGCGGCCGACCCGCTGCGCGATGGCAGGCTGGTCGAGGTGCTGCCTCAGTTCTGCGCGCCGGCTATGCCGCTGAACCTGCTCTATGCCAACCGGCGCAATCTGTCCAGGCGGGTGCGGGTGGTGATGGACTGGCTGGCGGCAGTGGTAGCCGACGCGCAGCTCGATGGTTAG
- a CDS encoding VOC family protein produces MTPKNTICLWYDGTALEAAQFYAETFPDSAVGRVQHAPGDYPAGKQGDVLTVEFTVAGIPCLGLNGGPGVRHGEAFSFQVSTDDQAETDRLWHAVVGNGGQESACGWCKDKWGLSWQITPRALMAALADPDRAAAKRAFEAMMEMGKIDIAAIEAARQGATHG; encoded by the coding sequence ATGACGCCCAAGAACACGATCTGTCTCTGGTACGACGGCACCGCCCTGGAGGCCGCGCAGTTCTATGCCGAGACCTTCCCGGACAGTGCGGTGGGCAGGGTTCAGCACGCGCCCGGTGACTATCCGGCGGGCAAGCAGGGTGATGTCCTGACGGTCGAGTTCACCGTGGCCGGCATCCCTTGCCTGGGCCTGAACGGCGGCCCGGGGGTCAGGCACGGCGAGGCGTTTTCATTCCAGGTCTCGACCGACGATCAGGCCGAAACCGATCGACTGTGGCATGCGGTGGTCGGCAACGGCGGCCAGGAAAGCGCCTGCGGCTGGTGCAAGGACAAATGGGGCCTGTCGTGGCAGATCACGCCGCGCGCCCTCATGGCCGCGCTCGCCGACCCTGATCGCGCCGCAGCCAAGCGCGCTTTCGAGGCCATGATGGAGATGGGCAAGATCGATATCGCGGCCATCGAGGCGGCACGGCAGGGCGCCACCCACGGGTGA